TATATACtagctatatgtatatgtatttggtacttgtaaagcgtggctaatcacccgtaagggtctcaaggcgctgctcattttatcaaccttggaaggatgaaaggctgagtggacctcgccgaggatcgaacctgcaacccttaggttgctacagtgctcagccacagtgccctagcatgctgagctatctgtctgtatatagacatacatctgtatataaaaatgtatataaacattcTAGCTGGTTAAATTTTCTGGAAATATTAACTTGATATTAATCTTTTGCCTTTTCTTTCCACCTTTATACTGACCCTCACATTTAGATCAGGTCTCATTAGTATAATATAACATTTGGGCATAAAGATACAACACAGGAGTCCAGCACCAGATGCCAGGATAGCAAATATCTCTACAGCCACCATGTATTTGCCTTTGGTGCTGAGGTAGGCTGGGATAAATGTGACCCAAACACAGCAGAACACCAGCATGCTGAAGGTAATGTACTGAGCTTCATTGTAAGTGTCCGGCAGTTTTCTGGCTAAAAATGctacactaaaactaaataaaGCCAACAGCCCCATGTAACCAATACTAAAGTAGAATGCCGTTATAGACCCTTCATTACATTGTAGTATTGTCTTGGCAATCTCTACCTGGGTATTAAATTCAGGAAATGGAGCAGAGTATATGACCCATACAACACATATGAAAACCTCCCCAAAGGAGCAGATAAGTATCAGGGAGCTTGAGATATTCTTACCAAACCCCCTCCTCATTCTACTATCGGGTTTTGTTGCCCTAAAGGCAAAGATAACAATGGCAGTTTTTGCCAACACACAAGACACAGCAACAGTGAAAATATTTCCAAAAGCTGCTTGTCGAAGAAGACAGGAAATCTTTGTGGGACGTCCAATGAATAGGAAGGAGCAGAGAAATGACATCATGAGGGAGATGAGTAGCACATAGCTGAGGTTCTGGTTGTTGGCTCTTACGACTGGAGTTTCCTTGTGTCTAATAAATATCACAAATACGGTTACAGTCACAGCGGTGAGTGAAATAGCAGATACAGCAAAAACTATACCAAGGGGATCATGATGCGAGAGGAACTCTATGATCCTTGAGACACATTTATCTCTTCTAGGGTTAGACCACTGGTCATCAGGGCATCTGATGCAACTATCCATATctgcagaattaaaaaaaataaaaaacatgtaaagTAATGCCTTATATAAATTAAAACAACCAGTGgttatgtattttaaaaatcttgattTAATTTgtgttacatttattattattattattattattattattattattattattattattattattattattacggtaccaacaggataccaagggtcaataccagatggaagatgccctgaatgtgagatcagcaactcacaacccatctaattcccccctcaaacatgagaccaggctccacattgaaggtaaaaacagaatgcaatttattgaaggctgtatgcccagtatttatgcaggtctgacccctgatggggggttgaaagaatattgtacattagatagaggggaaacgccctttgacatgatacaatagaattacattacttaagcagataaacaatttaaacacaagacacacttgagcgtctgctctctggatgggattaaacaatgtgattgtttatcacttaaacttaattacaacacacaatagctgatgccagcaaccttgtatttagaaaatagcttcttaaagctgaacaaagttaactctttcagtactgacagaagggtctgtcacaattattattaataataataatattaataataacatctTATATAGTGCTATCATCTGTTATACATGTAGAATACAGTCAAGTCTTGTAGTAAGTGGGTGGCTCAATAGCCTATGGCTGGCTAATTATGCCACAGAGTTTTAGAAGTATCTCTCAAACAATGGCTCTTGACATGCCGGAGCttacctgtatttatttattttttcatttaaataatcttttttatttaggttttgcaTGAGTgtacacatacaataaatgtctCATGACATAAGTGACAAACTATACATAGAACACAATATAGTAGTATAACTCAggaacaaaataaatgatgaaata
This genomic stretch from Bombina bombina isolate aBomBom1 chromosome 4, aBomBom1.pri, whole genome shotgun sequence harbors:
- the LOC128656797 gene encoding vomeronasal type-2 receptor 26-like, with amino-acid sequence MFDPAMFLESGRADITECQQHALLAFDIAKAVLIPPSVCSASCFPGYRKVPQEGRPKCCYDCVPCPEGEITNVTADMDSCIRCPDDQWSNPRRDKCVSRIIEFLSHHDPLGIVFAVSAISLTAVTVTVFVIFIRHKETPVVRANNQNLSYVLLISLMMSFLCSFLFIGRPTKISCLLRQAAFGNIFTVAVSCVLAKTAIVIFAFRATKPDSRMRRGFGKNISSSLILICSFGEVFICVVWVIYSAPFPEFNTQVEIAKTILQCNEGSITAFYFSIGYMGLLALFSFSVAFLARKLPDTYNEAQYITFSMLVFCCVWVTFIPAYLSTKGKYMVAVEIFAILASGAGLLCCIFMPKCYIILMRPDLNVRVSIKVERKGKRLISS